One Streptomyces sp. RPA4-2 genomic window carries:
- a CDS encoding ATP-dependent Clp protease ATP-binding subunit has product MFERFTDRARRVVVLAQEEARMLNHNYIGTEHILLGLIHEGEGVAAKALESLGISLEAVRQQVEEIIGQGQQAPSGHIPFTPRAKKVLELSLREALQLGHNYIGTEHILLGLIREGEGVAAQVLVKLGADLNRVRQQVIQLLSGYQGKETATAGGPAEGTPSTSLVLDQFGRNLTQAARESKLDPVIGREKEIERVMQVLSRRTKNNPVLIGEPGVGKTAVVEGLAQAIVKGEVPETLKDKHLYTLDLGALVAGSRYRGDFEERLKKVLKEIRTRGDIILFIDELHTLVGAGAAEGAIDAASILKPMLARGELQTIGATTLDEYRKHLEKDAALERRFQPIQVAEPSLPHTIEILKGLRDRYEAHHRVSITDEALVQAATLADRYISDRFLPDKAIDLIDEAGSRMRIRRMTAPPDLREFDEKIAGVRRDKESAIDSQDFEKAASLRDKEKQLLAAKTKREKEWKAGDMDVVAEVDGELIAEVLATATGIPVFKLTEEESSRLLRMEDELHKRVIGQKDAVKALSKAIRRTRAGLKDPKRPGGSFIFAGPSGVGKTELSKALAEFLFGDEDALISLDMSEFSEKHTVSRLFGSPPGYVGYEEGGQLTEKVRRKPFSVVLFDEVEKAHPDIFNSLLQILEDGRLTDSQGRVVDFKNTVIIMTTNLGTRDISKGFNLGFAATGDTKSNYERMKNKVSDELKQHFRPEFLNRVDDVVVFPQLTQEDILKIVDLMVGKVDERLKDRDMGIELSQSAKELLSKKGYDPVLGARPLRRTIQREIEDTLSEKILFGELRPGHIVVVDTEGEGDTVTFTFRGEEKSALPDVPPIEQAAGGAGPNLSKEA; this is encoded by the coding sequence ATGTTCGAGAGGTTCACCGACCGCGCGCGGCGGGTTGTCGTCCTGGCTCAGGAAGAAGCCCGGATGCTCAACCACAACTACATCGGCACCGAGCACATCCTCCTGGGCCTGATCCACGAGGGTGAGGGTGTCGCCGCTAAGGCCCTGGAGAGCCTCGGGATTTCGCTCGAGGCGGTCCGCCAGCAGGTGGAGGAGATCATCGGGCAGGGGCAGCAGGCCCCGTCCGGGCACATCCCCTTCACCCCCCGTGCCAAGAAGGTCCTGGAGCTCTCGCTCCGCGAGGCCCTTCAGCTGGGCCACAACTACATCGGCACGGAGCACATCCTGCTCGGCCTGATCCGAGAGGGCGAGGGCGTCGCCGCCCAGGTCCTGGTCAAGCTGGGCGCCGATCTCAACCGGGTGCGGCAGCAGGTCATCCAGCTGCTCTCCGGTTACCAGGGCAAGGAGACCGCCACCGCCGGCGGTCCTGCCGAGGGCACCCCCTCCACGTCCCTGGTCCTCGACCAGTTCGGCCGGAACCTCACCCAGGCCGCTCGTGAGTCCAAGCTCGACCCGGTCATCGGGCGCGAGAAGGAGATCGAGCGGGTCATGCAGGTGCTCTCCCGCAGGACCAAGAACAACCCGGTCCTGATCGGTGAGCCCGGTGTCGGCAAGACCGCTGTCGTCGAGGGCCTGGCGCAGGCCATCGTCAAGGGCGAGGTGCCCGAGACCCTCAAGGACAAGCACCTCTACACCCTGGACCTCGGCGCGCTGGTCGCCGGCTCCCGCTACCGCGGTGACTTCGAGGAGCGCCTGAAGAAGGTGCTCAAGGAGATCCGTACCCGCGGCGACATCATCCTGTTCATCGACGAGCTCCACACACTGGTCGGTGCGGGTGCCGCCGAGGGCGCCATCGACGCGGCCTCGATCCTGAAGCCGATGCTGGCCCGCGGTGAACTGCAGACCATCGGTGCGACGACTCTGGACGAGTACCGCAAGCACCTCGAGAAGGACGCGGCCCTCGAGCGCCGCTTCCAGCCGATCCAGGTGGCGGAGCCTTCCCTCCCGCACACGATCGAGATCCTCAAGGGCCTGCGCGACCGCTACGAGGCACACCACCGCGTCTCCATCACCGACGAGGCACTGGTCCAGGCCGCCACCCTGGCCGACCGGTACATCTCGGACCGCTTCCTGCCGGACAAGGCGATCGACCTGATCGACGAGGCGGGCTCCCGGATGCGCATCCGCCGGATGACCGCGCCGCCGGACCTCCGCGAGTTCGACGAGAAGATCGCGGGCGTCCGCCGCGACAAGGAGTCGGCCATCGACTCCCAGGACTTCGAGAAGGCGGCCTCTCTCCGCGACAAGGAGAAGCAGCTGCTGGCGGCGAAGACCAAGCGGGAGAAGGAGTGGAAGGCCGGCGACATGGACGTCGTGGCCGAGGTCGACGGCGAGCTGATCGCCGAGGTCCTCGCGACCGCGACCGGCATCCCGGTCTTCAAGCTGACCGAGGAGGAGTCGAGCCGCCTGCTGCGCATGGAGGACGAGCTCCACAAGCGGGTCATCGGTCAGAAGGACGCCGTCAAGGCGCTCTCGAAGGCGATCCGTCGTACCCGGGCCGGTCTGAAGGACCCGAAGCGTCCGGGTGGTTCGTTCATCTTCGCGGGCCCGTCCGGTGTCGGTAAGACCGAGCTGTCCAAGGCCCTCGCCGAGTTCCTCTTCGGTGACGAGGACGCGCTGATCTCCCTCGACATGTCGGAGTTCAGCGAGAAGCACACGGTGTCGCGTCTCTTCGGTTCGCCCCCCGGTTACGTGGGCTACGAGGAGGGCGGCCAGCTGACGGAGAAGGTGCGCCGCAAGCCGTTCTCGGTCGTCCTCTTCGACGAGGTCGAGAAGGCCCACCCGGACATCTTCAACTCGCTGCTGCAGATCCTGGAGGACGGTCGCCTGACCGACTCCCAGGGCCGGGTCGTGGACTTCAAGAACACGGTCATCATCATGACGACCAACCTCGGCACGCGGGACATCTCGAAGGGCTTCAACCTGGGCTTCGCGGCCACGGGTGACACGAAGTCCAACTACGAGCGCATGAAGAACAAGGTGTCGGACGAGCTCAAGCAGCACTTCCGCCCCGAGTTCCTCAACCGCGTCGACGACGTGGTCGTCTTCCCGCAGCTGACGCAGGAGGACATCCTCAAGATCGTCGACCTGATGGTCGGCAAGGTGGACGAGCGCCTCAAGGACCGGGACATGGGCATCGAGCTCTCCCAGTCCGCCAAGGAGCTGCTGTCCAAGAAGGGTTACGACCCCGTTCTGGGCGCGCGGCCGCTGCGTCGCACGATCCAGCGCGAGATCGAGGACACGCTCTCGGAGAAGATCCTCTTCGGTGAGCTGCGTCCCGGTCACATCGTGGTCGTCGACACGGAGGGCGAGGGCGACACCGTGACCTTCACCTTCCGGGGCGAGGAGAAGTCGGCGCTGCCCGACGTCCCGCCGATCGAGCAGGCCGCGGGTGGGGCCGGTCCCAACCTGAGCAAGGAGGCGTAG
- a CDS encoding M23 family metallopeptidase: MSKRVTSRNSRTSLLRSRTAVLAASVGATVVLGAGIASASTLDSAATSTTAGVLQTQAAAQAKAASKAQHDTAKKAASWIDPVKKYTLSATFNQAGGMWAHKHSGQDFAVPLGTDVSAAHGGTVVKAGGNGAGDGPAYGNAIVIKHGNGTYSQYAHLSRIDVRIGQVVTTGQHIALSGNTGNSSGPHLHFEIRTTPNYGSAIDPVAFLHAKGVTV, encoded by the coding sequence ATGTCGAAGCGTGTCACGTCCCGTAACTCCCGCACGTCCCTGCTCCGTAGCCGGACGGCCGTCCTCGCCGCCTCGGTGGGCGCCACGGTCGTACTGGGCGCCGGGATCGCGTCCGCCAGCACCCTGGACAGCGCCGCGACCAGCACGACGGCCGGTGTCCTGCAGACCCAGGCCGCCGCCCAGGCCAAGGCCGCCTCGAAGGCTCAGCACGACACGGCCAAGAAGGCCGCCTCGTGGATCGACCCGGTGAAGAAGTACACCCTGTCCGCCACCTTCAACCAGGCCGGCGGCATGTGGGCCCACAAGCACTCCGGCCAGGACTTCGCGGTTCCGCTGGGCACCGACGTGTCCGCCGCCCACGGCGGCACCGTCGTCAAGGCCGGCGGCAACGGCGCCGGCGACGGCCCCGCGTACGGCAACGCCATCGTCATCAAGCACGGCAACGGGACGTACTCCCAGTACGCCCACCTGTCGCGGATCGACGTGCGCATAGGCCAGGTCGTCACCACCGGCCAGCACATAGCGCTGTCGGGCAACACCGGGAACTCCAGCGGGCCGCACCTGCACTTCGAGATCCGTACGACCCCGAACTACGGCTCGGCCATCGACCCGGTCGCCTTCCTGCACGCCAAGGGCGTGACGGTCTAA
- a CDS encoding TetR/AcrR family transcriptional regulator, with the protein MGGDTMDGTKRQRRGDTRQRIQDVALELFSEHGYEKTSLREIAEHLDVTKAALYYHFKTKEDILKSLFQDLSRPMDELIEWGRQQPRTLATKQEILHRYSNALADAAPLFRFMQENQAAVRELRTGEDFKDRMIRMIDLLKEPEADLTNQVRCISALFSMHAGMFMLKDVEGDPEEKRKAILEVAVDLVTQAHSGPVAP; encoded by the coding sequence ATGGGCGGCGACACCATGGACGGCACCAAGCGGCAGCGACGCGGGGACACCCGCCAGCGCATCCAGGACGTAGCCCTCGAACTCTTCTCCGAGCACGGCTACGAGAAGACCTCGCTCCGCGAGATCGCCGAGCACCTGGACGTCACCAAAGCGGCGCTGTACTACCACTTCAAGACCAAGGAAGACATCCTCAAGAGCCTCTTCCAGGACCTGTCCAGGCCCATGGACGAACTCATCGAGTGGGGACGGCAGCAGCCGCGCACGCTGGCGACGAAGCAGGAGATCCTGCACCGCTACAGCAACGCCCTCGCGGACGCGGCCCCGCTCTTCCGCTTCATGCAGGAGAACCAGGCCGCCGTCCGTGAGCTGCGCACCGGCGAGGACTTCAAGGACCGCATGATCCGCATGATCGACCTGCTCAAGGAGCCGGAAGCGGACCTGACGAACCAGGTCCGCTGCATCAGCGCGCTGTTCTCGATGCATGCCGGGATGTTCATGCTGAAGGACGTCGAAGGCGACCCCGAGGAGAAGCGCAAGGCCATCCTGGAGGTCGCCGTCGATCTGGTGACGCAGGCGCACAGCGGTCCCGTCGCCCCGTGA
- a CDS encoding MDR family MFS transporter produces the protein MADNTEAVVQTEKQPRSVRVVLLALMIAMLLAMLDNMIVGTAMPTIVGELGGLEHLSWVVTAYTLATAASTPIWGKLGDMYGRKGAFMTSIVIFLVGSALSGMAQDMGQLIGFRAIQGLGAGGLMVGVMAIIGDLIPPRERGKYQGMMAGIMALAMIAGPLVGGSITDHWGWRWSFYINLPLGIVALLAVSAVLHLPKKRVDAKIDYLGAGLLTVGISSIVLVTTWGGSEYAWGSARIMELIGIGVAALVGFVFVQTKAASPILPLHIFRNRNFTLMSLIGFITGFVMFGAVLFLPLYQQSVQGASATNSGLLLLPMLGAMLVTSMVAGRVTTSSGRYKAFPVVGSVLMSVGLFLLSQMDTATSRLTSGLYMAVLGLGMGCLMQITMLVAQNSVEMKDMGVASSSTTLFRTLGSSFGVAIMGALFNHRVQDVMAERAGALGSKMTEQSAQLDAASLAKLPAAAREAYQFAVSSGTHSAFLLGSVVALGALVAAVFVKEVPLRGAGAPAKSAEADATANDAPPKETLAETV, from the coding sequence ATGGCGGACAACACGGAAGCGGTCGTACAGACCGAGAAACAACCACGCAGTGTACGGGTCGTCCTGCTCGCGCTCATGATCGCGATGCTCCTGGCGATGCTCGACAACATGATCGTGGGCACGGCGATGCCTACGATCGTGGGCGAACTGGGCGGCCTGGAGCACCTGTCATGGGTCGTCACCGCGTACACGCTCGCGACCGCCGCCTCGACCCCGATCTGGGGCAAGCTCGGCGACATGTACGGGCGCAAGGGCGCCTTCATGACCTCGATCGTGATCTTCCTCGTCGGGTCCGCGCTCAGCGGCATGGCGCAGGACATGGGACAGCTGATCGGCTTCCGTGCCATCCAGGGCCTGGGCGCCGGCGGTCTGATGGTCGGCGTCATGGCGATCATCGGGGACCTCATTCCGCCGCGTGAGCGGGGCAAGTACCAGGGCATGATGGCCGGCATCATGGCGCTCGCCATGATCGCCGGACCGCTGGTCGGCGGCTCCATCACGGACCACTGGGGCTGGCGCTGGTCCTTCTACATCAACCTGCCGCTCGGCATCGTCGCGCTGCTGGCCGTCAGCGCCGTGCTGCACCTGCCGAAGAAGCGGGTCGACGCGAAGATCGACTACCTCGGTGCCGGTCTGCTGACCGTCGGCATCTCGTCCATCGTGCTCGTCACCACCTGGGGCGGCAGCGAGTACGCCTGGGGCTCCGCCCGGATCATGGAGCTCATCGGCATCGGTGTCGCCGCGCTCGTCGGCTTCGTCTTCGTGCAGACCAAGGCCGCCTCGCCGATCCTGCCGCTGCACATCTTCCGCAACCGCAACTTCACGCTGATGTCCCTCATCGGCTTCATCACGGGCTTCGTGATGTTCGGCGCCGTACTCTTCCTGCCGCTGTACCAGCAGTCCGTGCAGGGCGCCTCCGCGACCAACTCCGGCCTGCTGCTCCTGCCGATGCTCGGCGCGATGCTGGTCACCTCGATGGTCGCCGGGCGGGTCACCACCAGCAGCGGCCGCTACAAGGCGTTCCCGGTCGTCGGCAGTGTGCTGATGTCCGTGGGCCTGTTCCTGCTCTCGCAGATGGACACCGCGACCAGCAGGCTGACCTCGGGCCTGTACATGGCCGTGCTCGGCCTGGGCATGGGCTGCCTGATGCAGATCACGATGCTGGTGGCGCAGAACAGCGTCGAGATGAAGGACATGGGCGTCGCGTCCTCGTCCACCACCCTCTTCCGTACGCTCGGCTCGTCCTTCGGCGTCGCGATCATGGGCGCGCTGTTCAACCACCGCGTCCAGGACGTGATGGCCGAGCGGGCCGGGGCGCTGGGCTCCAAGATGACCGAGCAGTCCGCGCAGCTCGACGCGGCCAGCCTCGCCAAGCTGCCGGCCGCGGCGCGCGAGGCCTATCAGTTCGCGGTGTCCTCCGGTACGCACTCCGCGTTCCTGCTGGGATCCGTGGTGGCCCTGGGCGCACTGGTGGCGGCGGTGTTCGTGAAGGAGGTCCCGCTGCGGGGCGCGGGGGCACCCGCGAAGTCCGCCGAGGCCGACGCCACGGCGAACGACGCGCCGCCGAAGGAGACCCTGGCGGAAACCGTCTGA
- the cseC gene encoding two-component system sensor histidine kinase CseC, producing MRTGIRWKLSAAIAMVGALVAVALSLVVHNAARVSMLDNSRDLADERIQVAQRMYESGRTQSFGVKVDDPTIPGDLLAKVKEGRRATYVTDRPNGVPDIWAAVPLKDGRVLSLHTGFTDRNTDVMKDLDQALIIGSIAVVFGGSALGVLIGGQLSRRLRKAAAAANQVAKGETDVRVREAIGGVVRDETDDLARAVDAMADALQQRIEAERRVTADIAHELRTPVTGLLTAAELLPPGRPTELVRDRAQAMRTLVEDVLEVARLDGASERAELQDIMLGEFVARRVAAKDADIVVRVIHESEVTTDPRRLERVLFNLLANAARHGKPPIEVSVEGRVIRVRDHGPGFPEELLADGPSRFRTGSSDRSGHGHGLGLTIAAGQARVLGARLTFRNIRPAGAPENMPAEGAVAVLWLPEHAPTNTGSFPLLPA from the coding sequence ATGCGCACCGGCATCCGGTGGAAGCTGAGCGCGGCCATCGCCATGGTCGGCGCCCTCGTCGCGGTCGCGCTGAGCCTCGTCGTGCACAACGCGGCCCGCGTCTCGATGCTCGACAACTCGCGTGATCTGGCGGACGAGCGGATCCAGGTCGCCCAGCGCATGTACGAGTCCGGTCGCACGCAGTCCTTCGGGGTCAAGGTCGACGACCCGACGATCCCGGGAGACCTGCTGGCGAAGGTCAAGGAGGGACGGCGAGCCACCTACGTGACCGACCGCCCCAACGGCGTGCCGGACATCTGGGCGGCCGTGCCCCTCAAGGACGGCCGTGTCCTCTCGCTCCACACCGGGTTCACGGACCGCAACACCGACGTCATGAAGGACCTCGACCAGGCGCTGATCATCGGCTCGATCGCGGTCGTCTTCGGCGGCAGCGCCCTCGGCGTACTGATCGGCGGTCAGCTGTCGCGCCGGCTGCGCAAGGCCGCGGCCGCCGCGAACCAGGTCGCCAAGGGCGAGACCGACGTCCGCGTACGGGAGGCGATCGGCGGGGTCGTGCGCGACGAGACCGACGACCTGGCGCGGGCCGTGGACGCCATGGCGGACGCGCTCCAGCAGCGCATCGAGGCCGAGCGCCGGGTGACCGCCGACATCGCGCACGAGCTGCGCACCCCGGTCACGGGGCTGCTCACCGCGGCCGAGTTGCTGCCTCCCGGCCGCCCCACGGAACTCGTCCGCGACCGGGCACAGGCCATGCGCACGCTCGTCGAGGACGTCCTGGAGGTGGCCCGGCTGGACGGTGCCTCCGAGCGGGCCGAGCTGCAGGACATCATGCTCGGCGAGTTCGTGGCGCGCCGGGTGGCCGCCAAGGACGCCGACATCGTCGTACGCGTGATCCACGAGTCGGAGGTCACCACGGATCCGCGTCGCCTGGAGCGTGTCCTGTTCAACCTGCTGGCCAACGCGGCACGGCACGGCAAACCGCCGATCGAGGTCTCCGTGGAGGGCCGCGTCATCCGTGTGCGCGACCACGGTCCCGGTTTCCCCGAGGAACTCCTGGCCGACGGCCCCAGCCGCTTCCGTACCGGCAGCAGCGACCGCTCGGGCCACGGCCACGGGCTCGGGCTCACCATCGCGGCGGGCCAGGCCCGGGTGCTCGGCGCCCGGCTGACCTTCCGCAACATCCGGCCCGCGGGCGCCCCGGAGAACATGCCCGCGGAAGGCGCCGTCGCGGTGCTGTGGCTGCCGGAGCACGCGCCCACGAACACGGGCAGCTTCCCCCTGCTGCCGGCGTGA
- the cseB gene encoding two-component system response regulator CseB, with translation MAEQTHVLFVEDDDVIREATQLALERDGFAVTAMPDGLSGLEAFRADRPDIALLDVMVPGLDGVSLCRRIRDESTVPVIMLSARADSIDVVLGLEAGADDYVTKPFDGAVLVARIRAVLRRFGHASGPNAGTDTPSPVGGGLLSFGDGDLEIDTEGMEVLKGGVPVALTPTEMRLLLEFSSAPGTVLSRDKLLERVWDYGWGGDTRVVDVHVQRLRTKIGQDRIETVRGFGYKLKA, from the coding sequence ATGGCAGAGCAGACCCACGTCCTGTTCGTCGAGGACGACGATGTCATCCGCGAGGCCACACAACTCGCGCTGGAGCGGGACGGCTTCGCGGTCACCGCCATGCCCGACGGCCTGTCGGGCCTGGAGGCGTTCCGCGCGGACCGCCCCGACATCGCCCTGCTGGACGTCATGGTCCCCGGCCTCGACGGCGTCAGCCTGTGCCGCCGTATCCGTGACGAGTCCACCGTCCCCGTGATCATGCTGTCGGCGCGGGCCGACTCGATCGATGTCGTCCTGGGTCTGGAGGCGGGCGCCGACGACTACGTGACGAAGCCCTTCGACGGTGCCGTGCTGGTCGCCCGCATCCGCGCGGTGCTGCGGCGCTTCGGGCACGCGAGCGGCCCGAACGCGGGTACGGACACGCCCTCGCCGGTCGGCGGTGGCCTGCTCTCCTTCGGGGACGGGGACCTGGAGATCGACACCGAGGGCATGGAGGTGCTCAAGGGCGGGGTGCCGGTCGCGCTGACCCCCACCGAGATGCGGCTGCTGCTGGAGTTCTCGTCCGCGCCGGGCACGGTGCTGAGCCGTGACAAGCTGCTCGAACGCGTGTGGGACTACGGCTGGGGCGGTGACACCCGCGTCGTCGATGTCCATGTCCAGCGACTGCGGACGAAGATCGGCCAGGACCGGATCGAGACGGTCCGCGGTTTCGGCTACAAGTTGAAGGCCTGA
- a CDS encoding SigE family RNA polymerase sigma factor: MAHGEVLEFEEYVRTRQDALLRSARRLVPDPVDAQDLLQTALVRTYGRWDGIADKRLADAYLRRVMINTRTEWWRARKLEEVPTEQLPDARVEDSTEQHADRALLMDIMKVLAPKQRSVVVLRHWEQMSTEETAAALGMSAGTVKSTLHRALARLREELESRDQEERGARALEPGKERERCAA; encoded by the coding sequence ATGGCGCACGGCGAGGTGCTCGAATTCGAGGAGTACGTCCGCACTCGGCAGGACGCGCTGCTGCGCAGTGCCCGTCGCCTGGTCCCCGACCCCGTGGACGCCCAGGACCTGCTGCAGACCGCGCTCGTACGCACGTACGGCCGCTGGGACGGCATCGCGGACAAGCGGCTGGCCGACGCGTACCTGCGCCGCGTGATGATCAATACGCGGACCGAGTGGTGGCGGGCGCGGAAGCTCGAGGAGGTGCCCACCGAGCAGCTCCCGGACGCCCGCGTGGAGGACTCCACCGAGCAGCACGCGGACCGCGCGCTCCTCATGGACATCATGAAGGTGCTGGCTCCGAAGCAGCGCAGCGTCGTGGTGCTGCGACACTGGGAGCAGATGTCCACGGAGGAGACGGCCGCCGCGCTCGGCATGTCGGCCGGAACGGTCAAGAGCACGCTGCACCGGGCGCTGGCCCGGCTCCGCGAGGAGCTGGAGAGCCGGGACCAGGAGGAGCGCGGCGCCCGCGCGCTCGAACCGGGTAAGGAGCGGGAGCGTTGCGCGGCCTAG
- a CDS encoding A/G-specific adenine glycosylase, with protein MTAPTLPTPSPQPTTSGETLHEPVITWFDEHARDLPWRRPDAGPWGVMVSEFMLQQTPVSRVLPVYEQWVARWPRPADLAKEAPGEAVRAWGRLGYPRRALRLHGAAVAITERHGGDVPTEHAQLLALPGIGEYTAAAVASFAYGQRHAVLDTNVRRVFARAVAGVQYPPNATTAAERKLARALLPESERTASRWAAASMELGALICTAKNESCHRCPIAAQCAWRLAGKPAHDGPPRRGQTYAGTDRQVRGKLLAVLREAVTPVPQSALDRVWEEPVQRARALDGLVADGLVEPLTGGLYRLPLT; from the coding sequence ATGACTGCACCCACCTTGCCCACACCCAGCCCCCAGCCCACCACCTCCGGCGAGACCCTGCACGAGCCGGTGATCACCTGGTTCGACGAGCACGCCCGCGACCTCCCCTGGCGCCGCCCCGACGCCGGCCCCTGGGGCGTGATGGTCAGTGAGTTCATGTTGCAGCAGACCCCGGTGAGCCGCGTCCTGCCCGTGTACGAACAGTGGGTGGCCCGCTGGCCCCGCCCCGCCGACCTCGCCAAGGAGGCGCCGGGCGAAGCCGTCCGCGCCTGGGGCCGCCTCGGCTACCCCCGCCGCGCCCTCCGGCTGCACGGCGCCGCGGTCGCCATAACGGAACGCCACGGCGGCGACGTACCCACGGAGCACGCACAGCTGCTCGCGCTGCCCGGCATCGGCGAGTACACGGCCGCGGCGGTGGCGTCCTTCGCGTACGGCCAGCGGCACGCCGTGCTGGACACGAACGTCCGCAGGGTCTTCGCGCGGGCCGTGGCCGGCGTGCAGTACCCGCCGAACGCCACCACGGCCGCCGAGCGCAAGCTCGCCCGCGCCCTGCTCCCCGAGAGCGAGCGCACCGCCTCCCGCTGGGCCGCCGCCTCCATGGAACTCGGCGCGCTGATCTGCACGGCGAAGAACGAGAGCTGCCACCGCTGCCCGATCGCCGCCCAGTGCGCGTGGCGGCTGGCGGGCAAGCCGGCGCACGACGGCCCGCCGCGCCGTGGCCAGACGTACGCCGGGACCGACCGTCAGGTGCGCGGCAAGCTGCTCGCCGTACTCAGGGAGGCCGTCACGCCCGTCCCGCAGTCCGCCCTGGACCGCGTGTGGGAGGAACCGGTGCAGCGGGCCCGGGCTCTGGACGGGCTCGTCGCCGACGGACTCGTCGAACCCCTCACGGGTGGTTTGTATCGGCTGCCCCTGACCTAG
- the disA gene encoding DNA integrity scanning diadenylate cyclase DisA, whose translation MAANDRAAAPGKSGGSSGADGLMRASLSAVAPGTALRDGLERILRGNTGGLIVLGWDKTVESMCTGGFVLDVEFTATRLRELCKLDGGIVIDKDLTKILRAGVQLVPDPTIPTEETGTRHRTADRVSKQVGFPVVSVSQSMRLIALYVDGQRRVLEDSAAILSRANQALATLERYKLRLDEVAGTLSALEIEDLVTVRDVSAVAQRLEMVRRIATEIAEYVVELGTDGRLLALQLDELIAGVEPERELVVRDYVPEPTAKRSRTVDEALFELNALAHAELLELPTVARALGYTGSPEALDSAVSPRGFRLLAKVPRLPGAIIDRLVEHFGGLQKLLAASVDDLQAVDGVGEARARSVREGLSRLAESSILERYV comes from the coding sequence GTGGCAGCCAACGACCGGGCAGCAGCTCCCGGAAAGTCCGGTGGGAGCTCCGGTGCCGATGGCCTGATGCGCGCCTCATTGAGCGCCGTGGCACCCGGCACGGCCCTGCGCGACGGGCTCGAACGAATTCTCCGCGGCAACACCGGCGGACTCATCGTGCTCGGCTGGGACAAGACCGTCGAGTCGATGTGCACCGGCGGCTTCGTACTGGACGTGGAGTTCACCGCGACCCGGCTGCGCGAGCTGTGCAAGCTCGACGGCGGCATCGTGATCGACAAGGACCTCACCAAGATCCTCCGGGCGGGCGTGCAACTGGTGCCGGACCCGACGATCCCCACCGAGGAGACGGGTACGCGGCACCGCACCGCGGACCGGGTGAGCAAGCAGGTCGGCTTCCCCGTCGTCTCGGTCTCCCAGTCGATGCGGCTCATCGCCCTCTACGTCGACGGTCAGCGCCGCGTCCTGGAGGACTCCGCCGCGATCCTCTCGCGTGCCAACCAGGCTCTCGCGACCCTGGAGCGCTACAAGCTCCGCCTCGACGAGGTCGCGGGCACGCTCTCCGCACTGGAGATCGAGGACCTGGTCACCGTCCGGGACGTGTCGGCGGTGGCCCAGCGTCTGGAGATGGTGCGCCGCATCGCGACCGAGATCGCCGAGTACGTGGTGGAGTTGGGCACCGACGGACGTCTGCTCGCCCTCCAGCTCGACGAGTTGATCGCGGGCGTGGAGCCCGAGCGTGAGCTGGTGGTCCGCGACTACGTGCCCGAGCCCACCGCGAAGCGCTCCCGCACGGTCGACGAGGCCCTCTTCGAGCTGAACGCCCTCGCCCATGCCGAGCTGCTCGAACTGCCCACGGTGGCAAGGGCGTTGGGTTACACCGGCTCCCCCGAGGCACTCGACTCCGCGGTCTCGCCGCGCGGCTTCCGGCTCCTCGCGAAGGTCCCGCGTCTGCCCGGCGCGATCATCGACCGTCTCGTCGAGCACTTCGGCGGTCTGCAGAAGCTTCTCGCGGCCAGCGTCGACGATCTCCAGGCGGTCGACGGGGTGGGCGAGGCGCGGGCGCGCAGCGTACGCGAGGGGCTTTCGCGGCTGGCGGAGTCGTCGATCCTGGAACGGTACGTCTGA